A window of the Lolium perenne isolate Kyuss_39 chromosome 7, Kyuss_2.0, whole genome shotgun sequence genome harbors these coding sequences:
- the LOC127323941 gene encoding OVARIAN TUMOR DOMAIN-containing deubiquitinating enzyme 12 yields MITYEQDDDVLRWSFNPFHDPYANSAAYCGANVQHDGGFYNGCYAREAVDLSYHQNADEEHLRLQMCPNGWYDPSRNYYSGYEQGEEEADDTEPSSSSSSPGVNPYGEDFTLELVDDSFEIDGEVGKRLNQMVPIPHVPRINGEIPSVDEATSDHQRIIDRLRLYDLVELKVLGDGNCQFRALSDQFYRSPEHHKFVRQQVINQLKSHRDTYEGYVPMEYSDYLEKVSQNGEWGDHVTLQAAADTYGVKIFVITSFKDTCYIEILPNAQKSNRVIFLSFWAEVHYNSIYPEGDLPTSETKKKKRWWRFRNKH; encoded by the exons ATGATTACTTACGAGCAAGACGACGACGTGCTACGGTGGAGCTTCAACCCTTTCCATGATCCATATGCCAACTCCGCTGCGTATTGCGGAGCAAATGTTCAGCATGATGGAGGCTTCTACAATGGCTGTTATGCCAGGGAAG CTGTGGACTTGTCATATCACCAGAACGCAGACGAAGAGCATTTGCGGCTACAAATGTGCCCCAATGGATGGTATGATCCGTCCAGAAACTATTATTCAG GCTATGAGCAAGGTGAAGAGGAAGCTGATGATACGGAACCTTCCAGCTCAAGTTCAAGCCCAGGGGTAAACCCATACGGAGAGGATTTCACGCTCGAGCTTGTCGATGATTCTTTTGAAATAGATGGCGAAGTTGGGAAACGGCTGAATCAGATGGTGCCTATCCCT CATGTTCCAAGGATAAATGGGGAGATACCTTCTGTAGATGAAGCCACATCAGACCATCAAAGGATCATAGACAG GTTGCGACTCTATGATCTTGTTGAGCTTAAGGTACTGGGAGATGGTAACTGCCAA TTTCGTGCACTATCTGATCAATTCTACCGAAGCCCAGAACACCATAAATTTGTTCGGCAGCAGGTCATAAACCAG CTCAAGTCCCACCGCGATACATATGAAGGATATGTCCCGATGGAGTATAGTGATTATCTAGAAAAAGTCTCACA AAATGGTGAGTGGGGTGATCATGTGACTTTGCAGGCTGCTGCAGACACG TACGGAGTGAAAATATTTGTGATTACATCATTCAAAGATACCTGTTATATTGAGATCCTACCAAATGCTCAGAAGTCTAACCGAG TTATATTCTTGAGTTTCTGGGCGGAGGTCCACTACAATTCCATCTATCCTGAAGGAG ATCTACCGACCTCGGAAACAAAAAAGAAGAAGCGGTGGTGGCGCTTCAGGAATAAgcactaa
- the LOC127323940 gene encoding ABC transporter F family member 1, translating into MVSDASKKKAAQKKAAAAAKRGAKSSVAASSSSATAAADKAADNLLALSLSDRTCTGVLASHPLSRDIHIESLSLTFHGHDLIVDSELELNYGRRYGLLGLNGCGKSTLLTAIGHRELPIPEHMDIHHLTREIEASDMSALQAVICCDEERIKLEKEAEILSAQDDGGGEALDLVYERLEAMDASTAEKRAAEILFGLGFDKKMQAKPTRDFSGGWRMRIALARALFMNPTILLLDEPTNHLDLEACVWLEEKLKNFERILVVISHSQDFLNGVCTNIIHMQNKILKLYTGNYDQYVQTRSELEENQMKQYKWEQEQIAGMKEYIARFGHGSAKLARQAQSKEKTLAKMERAGLAEKVVNDKILVFRFTDVGKLPPPVLQFADVTFGYTPDNLIYKNLDFGVDLDSRVALVGPNGAGKSTLLKLMTGDLTPLDGMVRRHNHLRIAQFHQHLTEKLDLDMPALQYMMKEYPGNEEEKMRAAIGKFGLSGKAQVMPMNNLSDGQKARVIFAWLAFRQPQMLLLDEPTNHLDIETIDSLAEALKEWDGGLVLVSHDFRLINQVAQEIWVCEKQAVTRWEGDIMDFKQHLKKRAGL; encoded by the exons ATGGTGTCCGACGCCAGCAAGAAGAAGGCCGCGCAGAagaaggccgccgccgccgccaagaggGGCGCCAAGTCCAGCGTCGCCGCGTCCTCCTCGTCGGCCACGGCCGCAGCCGACAAGGCGGCCGACAACTTGTTGGCGCTCAGCCTATCCGATCGGACCTGTACCGGGGTCCTCGCCTCCCATCCGCTCTCCCGTGATATCCAC ATAGAGTCCCTCTCATTAACGTTTCATGGCCATGACCTTATCGTGGATTCAGAGCTGGAGCTTAACTATGGAAG GCGTTATGGTTTGCTCGGCTTAAATGGTTGTGGAAAATCTACCCTTCTCACAGCAATAGGCCACAGGGAACTTCCCATCCCTGAGCACATGGACATCCACCATCTCACCCGTGAGATTGAGGCTTCGGACATGTCTGCGCTGCAAGCTGTCATCTGTTGTGATGAAGAAAGAATCAAGTTGGAAAAGGAAGCTGAAATTTTGTCTGCACAG GATGATGGTGGCGGTGAAGCTTTGGATCTTGTATATGAGCGTTTAGAAGCAATGGATGCATCAACTGCTGAAAAGCGTGCTGCTGAGATATTGTTTGGTCTAGGTTTTGACAAGAAGATGCAAGCAAAGCCAACTAGAGATTTCTCTGGTGGTTGGCGTATGAGGATTGCGTTGGCAAGGGCGCTCTTCATGAATCCCACCATCCTTTTGCTTGATGAGCCAACTAACCATCTTG ATCTTGAGGCTTGTGTCTGGCTGGAAGAAAAATTAAAGAATTTTGAGCGTATACTTGTTGTCATCTCACACTCCCAAGATTTTCTGAATGGAGTGTGCACTAACATCATCCACATGCAGAACAAAATCCTCAAGTTATATACTGGTAATTATGACCAGTATGTGCAAACCCGCTCTGAACTTGAAGAGAATCAAATGAAGCAGTATAAATGGGAGCAGGAGCAGATTGCTGGTATGAAGGAGTACATCGCACGGTTTGGTCATGGATCTGCAAAGCTTGCTCGTCAGGCTCAGAGCAAAGAGAAAACTCTTGCAAAGATGGAGCGTGCTGGTCTTGCTGAGAAGGTTGTCAATGACAAGATTCTGGTGTTCCGCTTTACAGATGTTGGTAAACTCCCACCACCAGTGCTACAGTTTGCTGATGTGACATTTGGATACACCCCAGATAATCTCATTTACAAGAACCTTGACTTTGGTGTTGACCTTGACTCAAGAGTTGCACTGGTCGGCCCCAATGGTGCGGGAAAAAGCACACTTCTGAAGCTCATGACCGGTGACCTAACTCCATTGGACGGCATGGTTAGGCGCCACAATCACCTACGCATTGCGCAGTTCCATCAACATCTCACTGAGAAGCTGGACCTAGACATGCCAGCCCTGCAGTACATGATGAAGGAATACCCTGGGAATGAGGAGGAGAAGATGAGAGCTGCAATTGGCAAGTTCGGCCTGTCAGGGAAGGCACAGGTAATGCCAATGAATAATCTGTCAGATGGGCAGAAGGCCCGTGTTATCTTTGCTTGGCTGGCATTCAGGCAGCCACAGATGCTGTTGCTCGATGAGCCAACAAATCATCTTGACATTGAGACCATTGACTCCCTTGCTGAAGCACTGAAGGAATGGGATGGGGGATTGGTCCTTGTGAGccacgacttcaggctgatcaaccAGGTTGCTCAAGAGATCTGGGTGTGTGAGAAACAGGCGGTGACCAGGTGGGAAGGTGATATCATGGATTTCAAGCAACATCTGAAGAAGAGGGCTGGTCTCTAG